AGTGGCGATACAATAAACGATTTCCCGCAATTTGCAGGACCATGTATATAGACATTGCGATACTTCCCTCTACCTTTTTCTAGTGCATTGTAAATTGCATTGCAAAATGAACGCTCTTCTATCTCGTGGCGCTGGAGTAACTGTTTGGCAGCTGTAAGCCATCTCCCTTGACAACCGTCAGTGCACTCGCCGGTGAGCTCCTCTTCTAGCAGTTCAACACGGCTTTTTCTAGACCGATTTAAACGTGTTTCGGCCTCGGCAAATTCCCTCGCTAACTGAATCGCTTCATCGACCGCTTTACTTCCCCGGTTGGCAATAAATTCTGCCAAcgtggttttcccttctctaaCTTGAGCCGCCGCTAAAGACACCAGCTCTAAGCGTGAGCTTATGGATTTGGCTTGTACCAGCTGACACACgtcaaaagtgctcaagcgatcaCCTCCTCTTTTCTTAGATTTTCGGCGCTGTTGCTTGGCCTTCGATTTTCTCTTATTCGTGGCCACAGCGGATTCGGTTTGAGGAGGAACGTCTGTTAAATGTGGATGAGAAGGCGAGTGCAAAGCGTCGTTGTCTTCTTTCGTCACATAACGGTACGCGCTGTAATAGGTTGTGTGATTATCACTGAAATTCACCTTTATTCCGAAGTTCTCTTCCAAATACTTTCGTACTTGAAACCATCGGACCCTCTTTTCCAGTTTTATCGCCATGTGATAATGGTATAGATTCATATTCTGCTCATGTTCGCCATTATCTGTGTTGTGATGAGCCTCAATACACGTTACCCACTGTACAACTCTAACGCCAAAGTTCTGCCAAGCTTGTAATACAGcattggaaaaactttctttagaaGGAAACTTAACAACATCAGCTCGACTGTAtgtaattaaatacacaacGCGTTGTCTCCCAGCTTGCAGACATTCCATGTTTACTAAACCGTAAGAAAAAAACGCTAAGCCTGGGAACGAATGTCCCATCACATGCACCCTCGGAGCCCCACCCACCTTTATCCCTTCAGATACAATAACTAGTTTTCAGGCATGAAAACCAGACATTCTCAGACTGTGAATAAAAATTACTCCCTTTTGCATTGACAACGAtggttttaagaaatttaaaaaaaaaataaaaaataaaaaattacaattcgataaatgaatataaaataaaacgaCAGGACTCTTCACATCATATATCACAGCATGCTTTTCCCCTACCTGCCGCCACCTTCGACTCGTTTCCAAAACACACTTACAATAAGGTAGCTGACATAGGCTACTTCTAAAactagaaacaaagaaaactgttctcccaactTCTGACTAAAAAATTCCCTCTAAAGTTCACATAGAACACCTCGAATATTCTTCAGACAATGGAGGACAAAACTCCTTGGGACGGATATCGAAAACCTTCCTTCCAaagccttttcttttcacatattcaaatgtagcataatatgcacttctctaaccacgtggataccacgaatggccctcccctcccccctccaaacaatgttgtaatgaacaaactcttttaggacagggtAAAGTGTACAGCGCCgcacaaactacaacattgcttggggggtggggaaaaGGGGAGAAATAAAGGTAGATCATGTCAAAGCgtcctaagagttttgtccccCATTGTCTGAATACTGGCTGACTCACCAAAGTACCTATTACtttgacaaaaatggaaaacaacactATAATAAGACAAGGAACTGTGATTAACAATATGAAAGGATATATGGCGTTACCAAATGTCATGTTTGCGCGAGGTTtagaatttaaatgtaaaattagAGTTTGCAAACGATATCGACTgtgacgttgtttaactttcgatGACAATTTACTCTTCGTCTGCTTTGTGAATAATTGTACGCGCATGCAAGTATGGTCTTCATCCAACAAATCGTAGCAGAGAAAAAGGCTTTGGTGTGGTACCTGAGAACATACAGTAAattgtctttccgaaaaatcgctgAGGAATGTGGAATATCAAAGTCGTCTGCGCACCGAATTTACAGTAATGAGTTTGGAAATGGCCGTAAGACAAGGATACTAAGTGACAAGAGGCAGGGAAGACCACGAAATGTAAGCGAAAGAAAGATGCGTTTATTGATTCGTACCTTAAGGTCTTTTAGACGGAATAATGTACACGTCACTGTGAGAAGTTTAGTGGAAGAGAgtggtcttagttttcaagtGGCCAGTAGGAGGACATATTCGCGCTATTTGAATGAACTTGGATACTATTATTTTTCGGCTCGAAGAAAAGGGATTCTTAGTGACAATGATAAAAAAGTGCGACTGCAATTTGCACGTAACATGAAGCAAGAGATGATTAGAAATCCTGATTTctggaaaaaatgaaatttccttttacttggACGGGGTATCGTTTGTTCACAAGTATAACCCGAAAAGTGGTGCGGCCTCAAACAGAGCCAGGGCGTGGCGAAAACGAGAGGAAGGGCTTAAAGTTACAGCCAAAGGATGTAAAGATTTAGCGGGTGGACGGCGTCTGCATGTTCTCGTGGCCATAGCATACGGAAAAggagtgatcttgaaagtaccctaccagaaaatgacaggtgaattttttgcgacatttattcgagaacatttcaacatgacTTTTGCAAACGCTGGTCCAAAAGCAGATGGTCgacgtttatttgttatggaCAACGACCCCTCACAAACCAGTCGTGTTGCGAAAGTCGCCCTTGAAGAAATTGAGGGAAGCTTTCATGAAATCCCACCGAGGTCACCAGATCTGAATCCTATAGAGAATATTTTCCATCTTGTTAAGCGCTACTTAGATCAGGAGGCAATATCCAGGAACATTACAAGGgaatcctttgatgaatttaacCTTCGAGTTTTGGAAGCATTTCGGAATATTCCCCTTGAaactatagataaaactatctcGAGTATGAACACAAGGATTACAGCCATTGTCGCTTCCAAGGGCGAAAGGACAAAATATTAATCACACAATTGAATGTCACCTTCATACTATTTtccttatactaaaacaatgaagtgTCACTTTTCCAAACCACAACTACTTTGATTGATAATCACACTGAATGAACTTTTAACCCTACAAAATAGTTGCCACATGTATTAAACCataatgttgttttttgaaaagagcaCAGAATTGCGTTACATTGAGTCTGTATCTTTTTAAACACAACACATTTCTCGGACACAGTTCTCGGCTACATTATGTGAAATATCGAGCTAACGAATTTTGATCTGTGATCCAGCTgtataaaaacagtaataaaatgtcTCATTGCCACTGAATGTTGTAGAAGTAATGTATAAAGCAAATGGCTTTTGCGATTTACAACAGTTCTCGGGTTAaacatttaaagaaaacattgttaacagttcatttctttaaggtttgaGGCGAGAACTGTTGCCAAAATCGTTGTCCGAATATAATTCCTTATCTAAAACCAATATTTAGAGAGGGCACTCgaacaaaaatacttacaacTACATAACTGGATCGTACGGGCCTTCGAAAAAgcgtaaaaaaggttttttacccCGAGAACTGTACGTGAGAACTgtgacaacagttgtcttttagttCACAACTTTTAGTCACGCAAGGTCAACAGGGGTCACATGAGTTACGAGTTATGAGTTACGCACGTcaggcaaaataaattttgcgaagcaaaatctacacGGGGGGATatcctcctgttctgcatgtggtatttgcttccagaaatggaaaaaaaacccaTCGGCAGTTCATCATTTCTGTATTCACGCGATCCATAGCACCCCCTTTCACTAGCACTAACGGCGCACCCGAGGTCGCAAAAAACGGGGTATCTTTTGATAGCTCAATATCTTTGCTACAGAAATTTTTGGGCGCCGGTAAGTGAACTGTATCCCCTTCTAGAGCTTGCAGAAATTCGGGCTAGGCGATAATTTTAGGATGCCACCGAAAATCATTAAGATATATAATCTCGGCTTCTTCAGCACCTATCCAGGCAAATGAACCTGTAGCGGGATTCGAGAACGCCTGGTAAATTACTTTTAGTGGCGATACAATAAACGATTT
The Montipora capricornis isolate CH-2021 chromosome 10, ASM3666992v2, whole genome shotgun sequence genome window above contains:
- the LOC138021157 gene encoding uncharacterized protein, with amino-acid sequence MVFIQQIVAEKKALVWYLRTYSKLSFRKIAEECGISKSSAHRIYSNEFGNGRKTRILSDKRQGRPRNYNPKSGAASNRARAWRKREEGLKVTAKGCKDLAGGRRLHVLVAIAYGKGVILKVPYQKMTGEFFATFIREHFNMTFANAGPKADGRRLFVMDNDPSQTSRVAKVALEEIEGSFHEIPPRSPDLNPIENIFHLVKRYLDQEAISRNITRESFDEFNLRVLEAFRNIPLETIDKTISSMNTRITAIVASKGERTKY